The Achromobacter deleyi region TCGGACATCACCGGCGCCGAGGTGCTGCAGCAGGACGGGCAGGGAAACAGCCGCATCCAGTTCCAGCAGGGGCCGCTGTTCGGCAACCTGATACTGGCCGACGAGATCAACCGCGCGCCGGCCAAGGTGCAGGCCGCGCTGCTCGAGGCCATGGAGGAACGCCAGATCACGGTGGCGGGCACGACGCACCGCATGCCCGGGCTCTTCATGGTGCTGGCCACGCAGAACCCGATCGAGCAAGAGGGCACCTATCCCTTGCCCGAGGCGCAGATGGACCGCTTCATCATGAAGATCGTGCTGGACTATCCGGATGCCGACAGCGAGGTGCGCATGCTGGCGCTCCTGCGCGGCGAGTCGCGGCAGGATGCCGCGCCCGCCGAGGTCCGCCTGACGCAGGAGACCCTGTTCGCCTGCCGCGACGAGATCAATCGCGTGCATGTGTCGCCGGCGCTGGACCGCTATCTGGTCGATCTGGTCAACGCCACCCGCCATCCCGCCGCCTGCGACGCCGACCTGGCGCGCTGGATCCAGGTGGGCGCGAGTCCG contains the following coding sequences:
- a CDS encoding AAA family ATPase, which codes for MVNRDSILELERAMAQAVLGQDGVIREVLLGLLADGHVLLESLPGLAKTRTVKALAAHLAADMSRIQFTPDLLPSDITGAEVLQQDGQGNSRIQFQQGPLFGNLILADEINRAPAKVQAALLEAMEERQITVAGTTHRMPGLFMVLATQNPIEQEGTYPLPEAQMDRFIMKIVLDYPDADSEVRMLALLRGESRQDAAPAEVRLTQETLFACRDEINRVHVSPALDRYLVDLVNATRHPAACDADLARWIQVGASPRGAIALDKVARAHAWLAGLDYASPDDVRISAKPVLRHRLHLSYDAVADGIHADQVIDKLLDAVAVPV